ACGAGATAAAACCCCTGCTTGAGTTAACATTTTCAGATGCTTAGATAGATTTGCTTGACCTAAGCTAGTAGCTTCAGCAATTTCCATCACATTCATTGGGCCTGATTTGAGACAATTCAAAATCTGTAGCCGACTTGCCTCAGATAAAACCTTGAAGTACTCAGCAACTGCCACGAGAACAGATGGATCGGTCTTGAGTGGCTTAGTTTTTGGCATAGGCAGATTTAATTATTTAGCACAATAATTACTTAATAACTAATCAGTATTATAATTAAATTCTTAATTAAATTTCAATAACTTTTACTACTGAGGACTTGCCATACCCCAATAGTTAACAGTGCTGAGTGCTGTTAGCGAATAGCGGGGCGTTTAGCCCGTAACTCGGCTTATAGTAAAAAAGTAATAATTGCACTCCTGAACAAACTGCGCTCTTGTGCCTAACCCCTGATATTCTACAACCTAGCAAAGAGACTTTTGCATTCCATGTATGCCCTGCTTGTGCTTCTAGCTTGTTCTATTTCGTAACCTGTTAATGCGATCGGATCGCTTACAGTGGGCGCTTGCGCTATCGCCCGAAAGTCCCCTTTCATATTTGGGTGGCCCCGCGCCCTGGATTAGCACAGTGGATAGCCGAGGGTGTTATCAAGCTCAATCAAATTTAGTCCCCTTCGGTATCTTGTGTTTACCCCAAAAATACCCCTTTTTCGCGGACACCAGACACTAAACGCTAAAAGCCTTATGCAGCATAGATATTTAGTAGACATCACTACAGACACTTTGTGTCTCTTGGTGTTTGGGAGACACCAATAATAAATCAGACAATAAATAGATAGTTATAAACTTGTTAACAGGTTCATCTTGGAAGATGCTCTTTGGATCTAGGATAAGTATTACCTTGTCAATGACAAATGTAACGGTTGATAAATGACATTTGTTAGATACGCCTTCTTGCTTGTAACGGATAAATTTAGGCTATCGAACACAAGGAATTATAGAAACCGCAAGAATCAATTGTTCGTGGTTCTTAATTCTTCAACTAACTCAAATCAAGGAGATTTAATATGCCCAAGAAGGCTTATGCTATCCTTCTGGATATCATAGATGAAGACAACGGATACTTGTACTTTCCCATCAAACGTGATGGACAAGTTTACGGGGGAATGCCTCAATTTTTTGGAGGCACTAAAAATATTGGAGAGAGTGATAGGGATACAATCTTACGAGAAATGCAAGAGGAAAGTGACCAAACCCTAACTCTTAAACCTGGTGGACTCACTAGAATATATACACAAAATGTTGGAAGTGACCAATATAATTTCTACGTCGCCACTAATTTCTCAGGTCAAAATTTTCTTGGGACTTTGAAAAACCCAGAAATGAAATCTATCAC
This genomic interval from Nostoc sp. KVJ3 contains the following:
- a CDS encoding ArsR/SmtB family transcription factor, encoding MPKTKPLKTDPSVLVAVAEYFKVLSEASRLQILNCLKSGPMNVMEIAEATSLGQANLSKHLKMLTQAGVLSRQPKGTSAYYEIADPIIFELCELACDRISAHVQQQTESLKAFRSKTAVF